Within the Flavobacterium sp. 9R genome, the region AGATAATTTTCATTTGGACTTAGTACTGTTCGTTAGCGTTAGGGAAATCTTGCGATTTTACATCGCTTACATAGCCACTTATAGCTGTGGTCATTTGCTCATACAAATTCAAGTAACGACGTAAGAATCGAGGACTGAATTCGTTGTTCATTCCCAACATATCGTGAATTACTAATACTTGACCGTCAACACCACCACCAGCACCAATCCCAATGACAGGAATAGCAATACTTTTGGCTACTTTTTCAGCTAGGTGTGCGGGTATTTTTTCAAGTACTAAAGCAAAACAGCCTAATTTTTCAAGCATTTGAGCATCTTCGATTAATTTTTCAGCTTCAGCTTCTTCTTTGGCTCTTACTGTATAAGTTCCAAATTTATAAATGGATTGCGGGGTTAAACCCAAGTGTCCCATTACTGGAATACCAGCATTCAATATTTTCTTAATCGATTCTTTTATTTCTTTTCCTCCTTCTAATTTTACAGCGTGTCCGCCACTTTCTTTCATAATTCGGATAGAAGAACGCAAAGCTTCTTTTGGGTCGGATTGGTAGCTACCAAATGGTAAATCTACAACTACCAAAGCTCGTTCTACCGCTCTAACAACAGAAGAAGCGTGATAAATCATTTGGTCTAGAGTAATTGGCAAAGTGGTTTCGTGACCTGCCATCACATTGGAAGCAGAGTCGCCTACTAAAATAACATCGATACCAGCGGTATCAACTATTTTGGCCATAGTGTAATCATAAGCCGTAAGCATTGAGATTTTTTCGCCATTGGCTTTCATCTCAATTAAGGATTTGGTCGTAATTCTTTTGTAATCTTTTTTGGCTACTGACATACCTTGTGTGTTTAATTTTGGGTGCAAAAGTACTAAAATTGTATAGGTTTCTGAGCACTATCTTCTTTTTATATTTTTTCTTGTAACGTTCTGTATTTTTTGATTACTAACCGATTGATTAAAAAGTAATTGTATCTAAAATTTGACTCTTATGGACCTAGATAAAAAATGGATAAAACAAGAGGAGCTAAAGTACTCTTTTGAAGTTGCGGGCAAAGTCATTGGAAATCTTACCATTAGCTATCCCAATTTTGAAAGAAAAGCTTTTTTTGAAATCGAAGACAAAAAATATACCTTGGAATATAACGGCTTTTGGAGCTCGTCGATTACTGTAAAAGATGAAAACGAGGCGGTAGTTTTGCGTTCGTACACCGAAAAGTGGTATGCTAATTCTTCTATTTTGGAGTACAAAGGACAAAAAATTAGATTGAAAATTAGAAACAATCCTTTGGCAGAATATGTTATTTTTGATGAAAATCAGAACGAACTCTTGGCTTATGGTTTAAAAGCAGAAAATCATCAATGTAAAGTCGCCATTCATTCTAATGGAAGCATAGATTATCTATTCGATTTTTTACTTTGGTATTCATTTTTGCCCATTGCCCAAGAGAATATGGGAGATTCTTTTGTTTTTCAAACCTTATTAATGACTTAATTATGCGAAAATTTATTTTAGGAATGTTGGTGTTGTTCGGAATGACTACCCAAGCTCAAAATCAGGAAGTACAACAAACGATTGAGACTTTTTTCAAGGGATTTCATTCTAGAGATTCACTTGCGATTCAAAAAGTGTGTTCCGATAAGATGGGTTTGCAATCTATAGCAGAGAATGCGAAAGGCAGTCAATTTTCAACACAAACGGCTACAAAATTCTATCAGTCGATTGCCTCTATCCCTACGACAATGCAGTTTGAAGAGCGATTGTTAGGTCATACGATTCATATAGATGGCACTATGGCTATCGATTGGACACCTTATGAATTTTACGTCAATGGGAAAAAAAGCCATTCGGGCGTCAATGTTTTTACGTTGTACAAAGACAATGGACAATGGAAAATTGTAGCGATTATTGATACGAGACGCAAATAAATACTAAAGAATACTATTTGAAGTTTTAGGAGCTAATCCTGCTGTCCACTGTATCTGTGTCGCTGAACCCCAGCGCCACAGGATGCCGTTCCCATCAGGGCTAGGGCAGTCGTTATTTCGAGAAAGTTTAGGATTAAGTCACAATTCTTTCGATATAAAATCGGTCTACAACATAGGCTAACCCAATACCCATCGTGTAGCACAACAAATCACTCCACAAAAAACCTTGCCCCAAAACATAATGTCCTAACGTAGTTTCTCTAATCGCCACTAGTGCTGCGGCTGTACTAAGTTGTTGGATTTCTACCGCGAAGCAAAATAGTAAAGGAAGTCCAATTTGCCAAAGTATTTTACTTTTCAGAAACATCCACCGAAAACCAAAATAGACCATTAAGGCATACAAAATATCACCCATAAACAAGGGAATACCCACTATTTTTCGGGAAGAAATTCCCAATACAATCGTGAGAAGGGCAAGAATAAAGTATACGAAACGAGGTTTCATTTGTATTAACAATCCGCCATATTAACCGCTATAGCCAATCCACCTTCTGAGGTTTCTTTGTACTTTGAGTTCATATCTTTTGCGGTTTGCCACATTGTATCAATTACTTTATCCAAGGGAACTTTGGCGTTTTTAGAATCGGTTTCGAGTGCCAATTCTGCTGCGTTGATGGCTTTTATAGCGCCCATCGTATTGCGCTCAATACACGGAATTTGAACTAAACCACCTATTGGGTCACAAGTTAAGCCCAAGTGGTGCTCCATCGCAATTTCGGCAGCCATCAATACTTGTGCTGGGGTTCCGCCCATTACTTCGCATAAAGCTCCCGCAGCCATAGCGGATGACACACCGATTTCGGCTTGACAACCACCCATTGCGGCCGAGATAGTGGCTCCTTTTTTGAAAATACTTCCAATTTCACCCGCTACCATCAAGAATTGTTTGATTTGTTTTTCGTCGGCTTGGTGGTTTTCAATCACCATATAATACATCAATACGGCTGGAATAACCCCAGCACTTCCGTTGGTTGGCGCTGTTACGACACGTCCTAAAGCAGCGTTTACTTCGTTTACTGCTAAGGCAAAACAGCTTACCCATTTCAGAATTTGACGAAACTTTACTTCGGTTTTACGAATTTCTTCTAGCCAAGATTGTGGCGAATTATAATTCGATAATCCAATCAAGTTTTGATGCATATCAAAAGCTCTTCTGCGAACATTGAGTCCGCCAGGCAATATGCCTTCTGAATGACAGCCAATGTACATACATTCTAGCATCGTGTGCCAAATGCGCAATAGCTCACTGTGCACTTCAGCTTCAGGACGCATTGAAATCTCGTTGGCATATACAATTTCAGAGATGCTTTTGTTTTCTTTTTGGGTGTAGTCTAGTAATTCTGCGGCATTGTTGATAGGGAAGGGAAAAGCACATTTTATAGCGATTTTCTTTTTGGCATTGCTACGTTCTTCTTTTACTACAAACCCGCCTCCAATGGAATAAAAAGTGGAAGCATATTCGGTTTCATTTTCAAAATAAGCGGTAAAGGTTAATCCATTGGCGTGAAAAGGAAGAAACTCTTTATGAAAAATAATGTCTTGTAAAATATAAAAAGGTAGCGCTTTCTCGTTGCCTAATTGAATCAAATTATTGTTTTCTATGGCCTTGATGATGCCGTCAATATCTTGTACCGGAATGTACTCTGGGTCTTGACCACTTAAACCTAACATCACGGCCAAATCGGTGGCGTGTCCTTTTCCTGTCAAAGACAACGAACCGTACAAATCTACTTTCACTCTGGTGATACTGGCCAAATCAAAATCCTGACGTAATTCTTCAAGAAAACGTTCGGCAGCACGCCACGGACCTAAGGTATGAGAACTAGATGGCCCTACGCCAATCTTTAACATATCAAAAACAGAAATGCATTCTTCCATAATTCTAGAGTAAAATTTGTAAAACAAAGATAAACGAATCAATGCTAAATCTGCATAATTTTATATCAAAATAAGTTTTCTATTGTTGAATTCTTTTTAAATCATAATCATATTAATTATTTTTTAATATTCTGTTAAAATGGGTAGCTGATTATTTGTTTAACGGAACCAACTTTTGTGTTCCTTATTACTTTTCTTGTGCGCTTTGGGGGTATTTTTACAATAGCTTTGAAAGGGAAAATGTTTTAAAATTGATATATTTACTTTATAAATTAAGAAACATATGGAAGAACAACAATCCAATTCTGAAGAAAATCAATTCGAAAAGATTACCGATATCATTATTCGACTAGGCGCATTAGCCATTATTTTGTTTTGGTGTTTTGCTATTTTACAACCATTTATTTTGATTTTAATATGGGCCATTGTAATAGCCATTGCGATGTATCCCGTTTACAAATCGTTTGTGAAACTGATGCGAGGAAGGAAAAAATTCCCTGTTTTTTTGTTGACATTAGTGCTTTTGAGTGTGATTATCATTCCAAGTACTTTGGTTACCGAATCACTATATGAAGGGGTTTCTTATTTGACCAAAACCTATCAAGCAGGGAAACCATTAATTCCACCTCCAGGCGAAACTACAGCCAATTGGCCTTCATTTGCTAGACCCATCTTAGATATTTGGCAACACGCTTCGGACAATCTTCAGGAAACTGTTTTACAATATTCGGAACAAGTAACTACTGTTGGAACTTGGTTATTGTCGGCACTAGCAGGTGTAGGCAAAGGAATTTTACAATTCAACATCTCCATCATTATTGCAGGATTTATATTGGCGTATTCAGAGAATTTGAAGATAGTTTCCAATAAAATCTTTCAAAAGTTAGCTGGAGCGCACGGAGGGCATTTTGCAACTGTAACGGTGCAGACGATACAGAATGTAGTAAAAGGATTTTTGGGTGTTGCTATCATTCAATCAGTTATGGCGGGTCTTGGCTTTTTTATTGCTGGTGTTCCTTTTGCAGGTTTATGGGCAGTTGCTTGTTTGATTTTGGCTATTGTGCAAATTGGTGTGGGACCTATTGTTATTCCCATTGCCATTTATATGTTTGCCGTTTCAGATTCAACCACAGCAATTTTACTATCGATTTGGTTTGTCATCATTATGATATCTGATAATATTTTAAAACCAATTTTGTTAGGTAAAAATGCACCAGTTCCAATGCCAGTTGTTTTTATTGGTTCCATTGGAGGCTTTATATTTAGCGGATTTTTGGGCTTGTTTTTGGGAGCAGTAGTTTTAACCATAGGCTATAAACTATTTCAAACTTGGCTAGAAACTGAAAATCAATAACACCAAAAAAAATCCTTTGTCAAGACATTTATAGGACTTAGCAAAGAAATACTATCTATTACCCGTTGGGTGAAATACAAATAAAAAAAAAGAATTAACCACATAGAATCATAGATTAAACTAAATCAACATAGAAAAAAACAGAAATAGCACTATTTTTCACATAGATGAGCTATGTGAATAGTAAAACGTCTATTTCTTTCTATTTAAAATCTACAAATTCTATGCATCTAGCCTGCACTGAGGTATCGAAGTGTGGTAAAAAAGAATTTCACCCAATGAGTTATCTATTCTTCTAGTAAAGCCTTTCTAATTTCTTGCAATTCGGCTACTTTTTCTGGACTTACTCTAGGGTATTCTAATCCCATTTCATCCAAAGCATTGATAATGGCCGAAGCAATGACAATGCGCGCATACGATTTATTATCAGCTGGCACCACATACCAAGGAGAGTGCGTGGTAGTTGTTTTTTGAATCAAATCTTGATAGGCATTCATATAATCATCCCAAAAACCTCTTTCTTTGGCATCGGATGTACTAAATTTCCAGTTTTTATCTTGGTCGTCAATGCGCTCTATGAAACGTTTTTTTTGTTCTTCTTTGGATACATTCAAGAAAAATTTAATCACGATAGTTCCATTGCGATTCAGGTATTTTTCAAAATTGCGAATGTCTTCAAAACGTTCTTCCCAAATGGATTCTGTAACCAATTCTTGAGGAAGTTTTTGGGCTTTCAGAATTTGTTCGTGCACCCGAACGACCAATACTTCTTCATAATACGAACGATTGAAAATACCTATACGACCACGTTCAGGTAAGTGTTTTTGGCAACGCCAAAGAAAATCGTGGTCCAATTCTTCGGAACTTGGTGCTTTGAAAGAAGAGACTTGGCACCCTTGTGGATTGACGCCCGAAAGCACGTGTTTGATGGCGCCATCTTTTCCAGCAGCATCCATCGCTTGAAAAATGAGTAATAACGACCATTTGTCCTGAGCATATAGAATTTCTTGCATATCAGCCAATGCGTCGACACCTAAGGCCAAAATTTTAGCCAATTTTTTGTTGCTAATTTCAACTTCCATATCGGTTTTATAATCCGATAATTGAAAAGAACCTTCTTCGGGTACTTTAAATTGTGTTGAAAATTGCTTGGCTCTTTCGATTCGTTCTTTTGGATTTAATTTTTCAAAAAGGAGCTTTTTTTTCTTTGGTTTTTCTTCTTTGCTCATGGATATCTGATTTTAGAAAGTTTTTAAGCGGTTGTTTTTCAATAGTTTCACTCAAATTTACTTTTTTAATTTATTGTATGAAAATAAAATAATACCGATTGTTTTTAATTGTGATTTTTTAAAGCCTTGTATATCAATGTTTTTTTTGTTTTTCTAGCTAAAAAGTCGTTCAAAATCGGCTTATGGGTTAGTTTGTAATTTATTTAGGTCAATATCTATGGTTTCCTTATTTTTGAATTCTAATAAACCAAAAACAGTATGAAGAAACTAATTCTATCTTTATTTTTAGTCACCACTGCTTGGGTTTCGGCCCAAGTAAAAAGTCCTTCTCAGTTCATTCCTGATTATGGCAAACACATTACTTTTTATCATCAAGTTGAAGATTATTTTGAGCATTTGGTTGCACAAACGTCCTACATCAAACCTTATAGATACGGACAAACGGCAGAGCACCGCAACTTGAATGTGTTTTATATTTCTACTCCTGAGAATTTAGCCAATTTGGAGGAAATTCGTTTGAACAATTTAGCAGCCATTGGTATGGCACCCAATCAATCCAAAACTGTAGGCGATAAACTAATTGTTTGGTTGAGTTTCAACGTTCACGGAAACGAATGGGCAGGAACCGAAAGTGCTTTGACTGTTGCCTACGAATTGACCAATCCAGAAAATAAAACGACCAAAGAATGGTTGAAAAATACCGTGGTAATTCTTGACCCTTGTGTGAATCCTGATGGGTATTCAAGATACGGAAATTGGTTGCACGAAATCGCTGGAAAAAACACGCATCCAGGTCTTACCGATAGAGAGCACATGGAAGAATGGCCAGGCGGACGCTACAATCACTACATTTTTGATTTGAATAGAGATTGGGCTTGGCAAACCCAAAAAGAAAGCCAACAACGTATCGCCTTGTACAACCAATGGATGCCTCAAGTACATACAGACGTTCACGAACAAGGTTATAATTCACCTTACTTTTTCCCGCCATCTGCAGAACCTTTGCATGAGTTTATTGAGCCATATCAAAGGGATTTTCACGCTTTGTTAGGAAAAAATATATCGGCTAAATTCGATGCTCAAAATTGGTTATACAACACTAGTGAGCGTTTCGATTTGTTTTACCCAAGTTATGGAGATACCTATCCAACCTATAATGGTGCTGTTGGAATGACGGTAGAGCAAGGCGGAATTGGAGCAGGAAGAGAAGTGACTATGGAAAACGGTGTAAGTGTAACCATCAAGGACCGTTTGACACATCACGCTACCACTGTTTTAACGATAGTGGAATCGGCTGCTTCTCAAGTAGATCCTTTGTTGAAAGGGTTTAGAGGATTTATGAATACTTCTAGAAAAACAATGAAAGGGAAGTATGCGACCTACGTGATGAAAAACAACCCAAAACTAGAGCAATTGGCCGATTTGTTACAAAAAAACAAAATCGAATTTTCGTATGCCGATGCCAAACAATCAGCAAGTGGTTTTAATTATCAAACGAAAAAAGAGAACAGCTTTACCATCGAGCCTAATGATATGATTGTAAAAGTGGATCAACAAAAAGCCGTTTTTGCTCAAATTTTGTTCGAACCCAATCACAAATTGAATGATAGTTTGTCTTATGACATTACGGCTTGGGCGTTGCCACTAGCGTATGGAGTTGAAGGCTATGCTTTGAAAAATGCCATCAATATCAAAACAAAACCTACGATTGAAACGACTTCATCTTCTATACCGAGTTCAGTGTATGCGTTTCATATTCCTTGGAACAATCGTACTTCGGCTCAAGTGGTAGCGCTATTGCATCAAAAAGGAATCAAAGTACGTTCAGCGATGAAACAATCAGTTTTTGGAAGCACTACTGTAGAACCTGGGGGATTAATCGTGAGCAAAGGCGATAACCCAAAGGTGGTTGATTTTGAAAAAGTAGTGGGTGAAATCGTGAAGAAGAAGTCCGATTTCTCTGTGATTTCAAGTGGTTTTTCAAAAAACGCAAGAGATTTAGGAGGAGAAAATTTCCCGTTGTTGACGGCTCCGAAAATCTTGTTTTTATCTGGAAGAGGAGTAAATTCTACTGACTTTGGTTCGGTTTGGTTTTATTTAGAAGAGACCATTGGCTATCCAGTAAGTATTGTAGATTTGGACCGTTTCCGAAGAGTGAAATTGCAAGAATTCAATACTTTGATTTTGGCGGATGGTAATTATGATTTCTCTGATGGAGAACAAAAACGTATCAACGAATGGGTGAGTAGTGGTGGAAAAATCATTGCTATGAACGGAGCTTTGGATATTTTTGACGGAAAAGATGGTTTTGCATTGAATGCTCACGCGACCGATGATGACAAGCAAAAAGCAGAAAAAGCGACCAAAGAAAAAGAATTGAAAAAACGTTTCTTAGATTCGGCGAACGAAGAGCGTCGTGCTATGTCGGATGCCATTCCAGGTGCGATTATAGAGAATGTTTTGGATGTTACTCATCCAATGGCATTTGGTTTAGGTAAAAAATATTTCAGTTTAAAAACCGATAGCCGTCATTATGCTTTATTGAAAAATGCTTCAAATATTGCTTATGTTCCTAAAGGCTACAAAAGCTATGGTTTCGTAGGCCATGAAATTGGTAAAGAATTACCCGAAACGGTAAATTTTGCTATAGACTACAAAGGTTCTGGAAAAGTGATTTATATGGTAGATAATCCATTGTTTAGAGCATTCTGGGAAAACGGAAATTTACTCTTCAGCAATGCTTTGTTCTTGGTGAACTAGCCGTTATTTATCTTAGACTACAAAGCGCGATTCTTAGGGTCGCGCTTTTTTTTATTGATTGTTTAACTGTTTAATCGGTTAATTGTTTAATCGTTTATTCTTTGCGCCCCTTGCGTAAAACATTGCGTTCTCCTATGTTTGCTTAGTTATAAAATCTTTCATCAAAGCTTTAAATTTGGTTTGGTAAAGTGAAAGAGAATGAGAGTCGATTCGCGCTCAAATGACTCATGAAGTACATTGTCGCAAAGATATGTCCTCATTCTTTTTTATCTTTTAGAGTCTGAACAGAATGTAAGGAACTACGCATGTCGTATTATCCAGAATATCCAAATAGGAGAAAAGACGAAGGGAGATTCATCAGTTTATACTATTATTTTTAAAACTCAAAAGTTATGAAACTATTAAAACAAGTATTAGGAATTGATGTAGCTCAAAAAGAATTGGTGGTTACTTTAGGTAGAATGCATAATGATTTAACAATCGAATTATACGCTTATAGTGTTTTTAAAAATACAGAAATAGGTTTTTTAAAATTAACGGAGTGGGTTAATAAGCTAGCCGATAAAGAGATAAAAGTTCGTTATGTGATGGAAGCTACAGGAGTTTATCATCAAAAATTCGCTTATTATCTTGAAGCAAAGAAAGAAGACTTAAGTATTGTTTTACCTAACAAAATAAGCAATTATATGAGGACTTTAGATATTAAAACAATCACAGATAAAACCTGTTCAGAGGGAATTGCGAGATTTGGGCTTGAAAGGAAATTAGATAATTGGGTAAAGCCAAAAGAAGTCTATAGTGTGTTAAAACAACTCACACGTGAACGTCGTCAAATAACAGATGAAAGGACAATAGTAAAAAATAAATTACACGCTGAACAAACAGAGGCAATTCCACACCTTTCAAGTATACAACGTTTAAAAAGAAGGATATTGTTCTTAAACACCCTTGAAAAAGAAATTAAGAATGAAATCAAAATTTATATCAAAGAGCACAAAGACCTTATTGCAGACATTGATAACATTTGTACAATTCCAGGTGTATCAATTTTGACGGCAGCGACTGTTATTGGAGAAACTAATGGATTTGAATTGATACGAAGTAAAAAGCAGCTGACCAGCTATGCGGGATTGGATGTAAAAGAGAAACTCTCGGGAACCTCAGTAAAAGGCAAGCCTACAATATCAAAAAAAGGTAACCGATATTTAAGAAGTTGCCTTCATTTACCAGCACTTAGTACTATAAAATGGGATGATAATTTTCGAAATCAATATGCCAGAATAGTGGTAAAACACGGAATTAAAATGAAAGGATGTGTAGCGGTTCAAAGGAAATTACTGGAATTAATTTATGTACTTTACAAAAATAAAACAGTCTATGATAGAGATTATGAACAAAAAAATAGCGTGTTAGCACAAAAGGCATAAACACGCTATACAGTCTAGCTCTATGGCTGACTTAGAATACAAAATTAATTATTAAAAAAGACAAAATAAAATTTTAGATTTATTAGGAAGACACTATCTCAAAAAGTGTGTAAGTTGAAAAGTCAAGGCTTCGGTTTTTATAATCGGAGCCTTTTTTCAAATATAAGGGTAAATTGGTTTAAAACCACTCCCCAATTTCGAATAGGCATTGACCAATATATAAACTATTACAATAACGACAGAACCAAGTCCAATTTAAACAAAATGAGCCCGACTAAATATCGAGCTCATCATTATCAAAATTAATTATAAATTTGTCCAAACTTTTGGGTTCAGTCTATGCTTTGCAATTGGATTTTTTAAACTATTGTATAAAATAGTTGGTTTTTCTTGTGAATTTTTTCGTAAAAAATTAGTTAGTACTAACTAGAACGGCACTCTCTTTTTTTCTAAAATCTGGGTTAAATTTTATTTGAGATGATTTGAACAAATCGTTAATTGCAATAGATGAAAATTCGATTCCCATTGACGAAGGATCTGGCCAATATTTTAGTTTGTCATTATGACTGGTTTCTTCACTAACTATTGATCCTTTGCAGTTGTTTACGATAATATCCTTTAGTGATATTTTGGCTAAGTTATCTGGGTTTAACCCAATTTTGCCTTCCATCAATAAAAATGGAGCAAAACCAGAGACAATACTGTTTTTTAAGGAGAAGTAGCATTTCTCTTTTATATAAATGGATTCTTTTATCAATCCTTGATTATTTTCTTCTAAATTTACTAAAGTGATGTTATTGGCTTGTATGTTGCTAAGTTTTTTGGTTGGATCGTAATTCTCAAATTTGTCATACGAATCTAATTCAAAACATCTGGAACCTGCGGCATCCGACGAAAATGGATGGCGAATCGCTATGCTATTAGTTATAGTAGCTTGTACGCCTTGGGTAAAATCAAAATCATCATCAGTAGTTCGGTAGGATATCAAATGGTCTAATTTCACCTCACCACCATAACATTCAAAAGAATCGTCGTTTGAGTAACTAATTTGAATGTGACTGAGGGTTGTTTTATTTCCAACACCTGCAAGTGACAAACCATTTAATTCCTTTAAGGCATTTAGTTTTCTTCCAGCATATTCAATTCGGACATATTTTA harbors:
- a CDS encoding polyphosphate kinase 2 family protein; translated protein: MSKEEKPKKKKLLFEKLNPKERIERAKQFSTQFKVPEEGSFQLSDYKTDMEVEISNKKLAKILALGVDALADMQEILYAQDKWSLLLIFQAMDAAGKDGAIKHVLSGVNPQGCQVSSFKAPSSEELDHDFLWRCQKHLPERGRIGIFNRSYYEEVLVVRVHEQILKAQKLPQELVTESIWEERFEDIRNFEKYLNRNGTIVIKFFLNVSKEEQKKRFIERIDDQDKNWKFSTSDAKERGFWDDYMNAYQDLIQKTTTTHSPWYVVPADNKSYARIVIASAIINALDEMGLEYPRVSPEKVAELQEIRKALLEE
- a CDS encoding IS110 family transposase, encoding MKLLKQVLGIDVAQKELVVTLGRMHNDLTIELYAYSVFKNTEIGFLKLTEWVNKLADKEIKVRYVMEATGVYHQKFAYYLEAKKEDLSIVLPNKISNYMRTLDIKTITDKTCSEGIARFGLERKLDNWVKPKEVYSVLKQLTRERRQITDERTIVKNKLHAEQTEAIPHLSSIQRLKRRILFLNTLEKEIKNEIKIYIKEHKDLIADIDNICTIPGVSILTAATVIGETNGFELIRSKKQLTSYAGLDVKEKLSGTSVKGKPTISKKGNRYLRSCLHLPALSTIKWDDNFRNQYARIVVKHGIKMKGCVAVQRKLLELIYVLYKNKTVYDRDYEQKNSVLAQKA
- a CDS encoding AI-2E family transporter; its protein translation is MEEQQSNSEENQFEKITDIIIRLGALAIILFWCFAILQPFILILIWAIVIAIAMYPVYKSFVKLMRGRKKFPVFLLTLVLLSVIIIPSTLVTESLYEGVSYLTKTYQAGKPLIPPPGETTANWPSFARPILDIWQHASDNLQETVLQYSEQVTTVGTWLLSALAGVGKGILQFNISIIIAGFILAYSENLKIVSNKIFQKLAGAHGGHFATVTVQTIQNVVKGFLGVAIIQSVMAGLGFFIAGVPFAGLWAVACLILAIVQIGVGPIVIPIAIYMFAVSDSTTAILLSIWFVIIMISDNILKPILLGKNAPVPMPVVFIGSIGGFIFSGFLGLFLGAVVLTIGYKLFQTWLETENQ
- a CDS encoding M14 family zinc carboxypeptidase, whose amino-acid sequence is MKKLILSLFLVTTAWVSAQVKSPSQFIPDYGKHITFYHQVEDYFEHLVAQTSYIKPYRYGQTAEHRNLNVFYISTPENLANLEEIRLNNLAAIGMAPNQSKTVGDKLIVWLSFNVHGNEWAGTESALTVAYELTNPENKTTKEWLKNTVVILDPCVNPDGYSRYGNWLHEIAGKNTHPGLTDREHMEEWPGGRYNHYIFDLNRDWAWQTQKESQQRIALYNQWMPQVHTDVHEQGYNSPYFFPPSAEPLHEFIEPYQRDFHALLGKNISAKFDAQNWLYNTSERFDLFYPSYGDTYPTYNGAVGMTVEQGGIGAGREVTMENGVSVTIKDRLTHHATTVLTIVESAASQVDPLLKGFRGFMNTSRKTMKGKYATYVMKNNPKLEQLADLLQKNKIEFSYADAKQSASGFNYQTKKENSFTIEPNDMIVKVDQQKAVFAQILFEPNHKLNDSLSYDITAWALPLAYGVEGYALKNAINIKTKPTIETTSSSIPSSVYAFHIPWNNRTSAQVVALLHQKGIKVRSAMKQSVFGSTTVEPGGLIVSKGDNPKVVDFEKVVGEIVKKKSDFSVISSGFSKNARDLGGENFPLLTAPKILFLSGRGVNSTDFGSVWFYLEETIGYPVSIVDLDRFRRVKLQEFNTLILADGNYDFSDGEQKRINEWVSSGGKIIAMNGALDIFDGKDGFALNAHATDDDKQKAEKATKEKELKKRFLDSANEERRAMSDAIPGAIIENVLDVTHPMAFGLGKKYFSLKTDSRHYALLKNASNIAYVPKGYKSYGFVGHEIGKELPETVNFAIDYKGSGKVIYMVDNPLFRAFWENGNLLFSNALFLVN
- a CDS encoding IS3 family transposase, whose protein sequence is MCKLKSQGFGFYNRSLFSNIRVNWFKTTPQFRIGIDQYINYYNNDRTKSNLNKMSPTKYRAHHYQN
- a CDS encoding DUF2809 domain-containing protein, with amino-acid sequence MKPRFVYFILALLTIVLGISSRKIVGIPLFMGDILYALMVYFGFRWMFLKSKILWQIGLPLLFCFAVEIQQLSTAAALVAIRETTLGHYVLGQGFLWSDLLCYTMGIGLAYVVDRFYIERIVT
- a CDS encoding nuclear transport factor 2 family protein gives rise to the protein MRKFILGMLVLFGMTTQAQNQEVQQTIETFFKGFHSRDSLAIQKVCSDKMGLQSIAENAKGSQFSTQTATKFYQSIASIPTTMQFEERLLGHTIHIDGTMAIDWTPYEFYVNGKKSHSGVNVFTLYKDNGQWKIVAIIDTRRK
- a CDS encoding L-serine ammonia-lyase, producing MEECISVFDMLKIGVGPSSSHTLGPWRAAERFLEELRQDFDLASITRVKVDLYGSLSLTGKGHATDLAVMLGLSGQDPEYIPVQDIDGIIKAIENNNLIQLGNEKALPFYILQDIIFHKEFLPFHANGLTFTAYFENETEYASTFYSIGGGFVVKEERSNAKKKIAIKCAFPFPINNAAELLDYTQKENKSISEIVYANEISMRPEAEVHSELLRIWHTMLECMYIGCHSEGILPGGLNVRRRAFDMHQNLIGLSNYNSPQSWLEEIRKTEVKFRQILKWVSCFALAVNEVNAALGRVVTAPTNGSAGVIPAVLMYYMVIENHQADEKQIKQFLMVAGEIGSIFKKGATISAAMGGCQAEIGVSSAMAAGALCEVMGGTPAQVLMAAEIAMEHHLGLTCDPIGGLVQIPCIERNTMGAIKAINAAELALETDSKNAKVPLDKVIDTMWQTAKDMNSKYKETSEGGLAIAVNMADC
- the panB gene encoding 3-methyl-2-oxobutanoate hydroxymethyltransferase; the encoded protein is MSVAKKDYKRITTKSLIEMKANGEKISMLTAYDYTMAKIVDTAGIDVILVGDSASNVMAGHETTLPITLDQMIYHASSVVRAVERALVVVDLPFGSYQSDPKEALRSSIRIMKESGGHAVKLEGGKEIKESIKKILNAGIPVMGHLGLTPQSIYKFGTYTVRAKEEAEAEKLIEDAQMLEKLGCFALVLEKIPAHLAEKVAKSIAIPVIGIGAGGGVDGQVLVIHDMLGMNNEFSPRFLRRYLNLYEQMTTAISGYVSDVKSQDFPNANEQY